Proteins encoded in a region of the Acidobacteriota bacterium genome:
- a CDS encoding c-type cytochrome, protein MSQTPRTSLVLSLAGLAIMATAISAKTVVTPPAQAARWTIPTGGAAETNPLPINAATLAGGKKLFAAKCERCHGPAGKGDGPDADAKYAAEMDLTNVARAPRNSDGTVFYKIWNGRSNPKMPAFSEDTSKEQVWAIVAYAQSLRKPPSGS, encoded by the coding sequence ATGTCGCAGACGCCTCGTACCTCGCTCGTGTTGTCACTCGCCGGACTCGCAATCATGGCCACCGCCATCTCTGCCAAAACCGTCGTGACGCCTCCCGCCCAGGCCGCCCGCTGGACCATTCCCACCGGTGGCGCTGCGGAAACAAACCCGCTGCCGATCAACGCGGCCACGCTCGCCGGGGGCAAGAAGTTGTTTGCCGCCAAGTGTGAACGCTGCCACGGACCTGCGGGCAAGGGCGATGGTCCGGACGCTGATGCGAAGTACGCGGCGGAGATGGACCTGACCAACGTGGCGCGCGCGCCGCGTAATTCCGACGGCACGGTGTTCTACAAGATCTGGAACGGGCGCTCGAACCCGAAGATGCCCGCCTTCTCGGAAGACACCTCCAAGGAACAGGTCTGGGCCATCGTCGCCTACGCACAGTCGTTGAGGAAACCACCGTCGGGGTCCTGA
- a CDS encoding SRPBCC domain-containing protein, with protein sequence MSSSDPAGRFEQRLFIAAKPADVFACFFDHAALQVWWQVTHAVVTPVPFGVYAIEWAPTNYRDDLLGPLGGVFHGTVVDVRPGQQFLVADCWWVPPEGDALGPMALHVSCQPEGTGCRLVVRQDGYEPSPRWRRYYAVASRGWQLSLTALRRRAEERHSAHSAR encoded by the coding sequence ATGTCCTCTTCCGATCCCGCGGGCCGGTTTGAACAGCGACTCTTCATCGCTGCCAAGCCGGCTGACGTGTTCGCATGTTTTTTCGATCATGCCGCGCTGCAGGTCTGGTGGCAGGTGACTCACGCGGTGGTCACGCCGGTGCCGTTTGGCGTGTATGCCATCGAGTGGGCGCCGACCAATTATCGCGACGACCTGCTGGGGCCGCTCGGTGGCGTCTTCCACGGGACAGTGGTGGACGTGCGTCCGGGCCAGCAGTTTCTCGTCGCCGACTGCTGGTGGGTGCCGCCCGAGGGGGACGCGCTTGGGCCGATGGCGCTGCACGTCAGTTGCCAGCCTGAAGGTACGGGATGCCGATTGGTGGTGCGTCAGGACGGCTACGAACCGTCGCCGCGCTGGCGGCGATACTATGCGGTCGCGTCGCGCGGATGGCAACTCTCACTGACCGCACTTCGGCGCCGGGCCGAAGAGCGGCACTCGGCGCACTCAGCCCGCTGA